One window from the genome of Acuticoccus sp. I52.16.1 encodes:
- a CDS encoding M24 family metallopeptidase: MSGFHACGQGTMQALFVPLSGWPTILTCTADARMSRGYPGIGEVVVISECQLAVTVLAGLLPAGRRVGLETTSHYLSVHDHRQLVQMAGVQFEDFDGVIEGRRRVKGPVELERMRRAAATAEAGMTEALSAIRPGATENDIAAAFYAGSIAAGSDYVGHPPVVVAGRRSAQSFARWRRKAIGHGDVVMVEGAGCVDRHHAVMARSAIVGTPTEEHKACAEALVTLLEAATEVIRPGRTAGDIDRHCRATMERYGLDNHVSSRTGYSIGLGFPSGPEGCSRAVRPEDGTVLRENMTFHLVPTLAREDFVMAISDTVRVDAGGCEMLTRFPRELVVVD, from the coding sequence CTGAGCGGGTTTCACGCCTGCGGTCAGGGGACGATGCAGGCGCTGTTCGTGCCGCTGAGCGGATGGCCCACGATCCTCACCTGCACGGCGGACGCGCGCATGTCGCGCGGCTATCCCGGCATCGGCGAGGTCGTCGTCATCAGCGAATGCCAGTTGGCGGTGACGGTGCTGGCGGGGTTGCTGCCGGCCGGTCGCCGGGTCGGCCTGGAGACCACGTCGCACTATCTGAGCGTGCATGATCACCGGCAGCTGGTGCAGATGGCCGGCGTACAGTTCGAGGACTTCGACGGGGTGATCGAGGGCCGGCGGCGGGTCAAGGGGCCGGTCGAGCTGGAGCGCATGCGTCGGGCGGCGGCGACCGCCGAGGCGGGGATGACCGAGGCGCTGTCGGCGATCCGGCCCGGCGCCACCGAGAACGACATTGCGGCCGCGTTCTACGCCGGCTCCATCGCCGCGGGGAGCGACTATGTGGGCCATCCGCCGGTCGTGGTGGCCGGGCGGCGCTCGGCGCAATCGTTCGCGCGCTGGCGGCGCAAGGCGATCGGCCACGGTGACGTGGTGATGGTCGAGGGGGCGGGCTGCGTCGACCGGCACCACGCGGTGATGGCCCGCAGCGCGATCGTCGGCACCCCCACCGAAGAGCACAAGGCGTGTGCCGAGGCCCTGGTGACGCTGCTGGAGGCGGCCACCGAAGTGATCCGCCCGGGCCGCACCGCCGGTGACATCGACCGCCATTGCCGGGCCACCATGGAGCGCTACGGGCTCGACAATCACGTCAGCTCGCGCACGGGGTACAGCATCGGCCTCGGCTTCCCCTCCGGTCCGGAGGGCTGCTCGCGTGCAGTGCGGCCGGAGGACGGCACGGTCCTGCGCGAGAACATGACCTTCCATCTGGTGCCGACGCTGGCGCGTGAGGACTTCGTCATGGCGATCAGCGACACCGTGCGCGTCGACGCCGGCGGGTGCGAGATGCTGACGCGTTTCCCCCGCGAACTGGTGGTGGTCGACTGA
- a CDS encoding IS5 family transposase (programmed frameshift) has product MARYDLSEVEWSIIEPLLPPAPAGKQRVDDRRVLNGIFWVLRTGSPWRDLPARYGPSTTVYNRFNRWAKRGVWLAVFEALAREEPAALQLIDSSIVKAHQHAAGRKKGGPDHAIGRSRGGLTTKLHAVVNERGLPIRFVITAGQASDKTTAPILLDGLPLAPDIVADRGYSAKALIEWCAARGATAHIPSQRNVRVMRTVAPPLYRLRNLVERYFNKLKHFRRIATRFDKLARNFMAAVALASTRLWLRHHESTT; this is encoded by the exons GTGGCACGTTACGATCTGAGCGAAGTGGAATGGTCGATCATCGAGCCGCTGTTGCCGCCGGCGCCGGCCGGAAAGCAGCGTGTGGACGACCGGCGTGTCCTCAACGGCATCTTCTGGGTGTTGCGGACCGGGTCACCGTGGCGCGACTTGCCGGCGCGCTATGGCCCATCGACGACGGTCTACAATCGCTTCAACAGATGGGCCAAGCGCGGCGTATGGCTGGCGGTGTTCGAGGCACTTGCTCGAGAAGAGCCGGCCGCGCTCCAGCTCATCGACAGCTCCATCGTGAAGGCTCACCAGCACGCAGCCG GGCGGAAAAAAGGGGGCCCGGATCACGCCATTGGCCGTTCTCGTGGAGGACTGACGACCAAACTCCACGCCGTCGTCAACGAGCGGGGCCTGCCGATCCGCTTCGTAATCACGGCTGGTCAGGCCTCCGACAAGACAACAGCGCCGATCCTCCTCGACGGGCTCCCACTCGCACCGGACATCGTGGCCGACCGCGGCTACAGCGCCAAGGCGCTGATCGAATGGTGTGCGGCCAGAGGCGCCACCGCCCACATCCCGAGCCAGCGCAACGTTCGTGTTATGCGCACCGTTGCGCCACCGCTCTATCGGCTGCGCAACCTCGTCGAGCGGTACTTCAACAAGCTGAAGCACTTCCGCCGCATTGCCACCCGATTCGACAAACTCGCCCGAAACTTCATGGCCGCCGTCGCCTTGGCATCGACCCGCCTATGGCTACGACACCATGAGTCCACGACCTAG
- a CDS encoding ABC transporter permease has protein sequence MTRLGAVALALLRMAVQAAGIVLVVFLLCRVAPGDAVDRMALEGGLTASEEAELRSEMGLDKPLLVDLASWAGHAITGDFGLSLRYGRPVADMLATALPTTLALAAGSFALGLIIAMGLAVSAAVTGSRVLVGFVNLVNIWSIALPTFCVGVVAILVFSVWLGWLPVVGALAMPIVIIAIDNAGQIGKPLFEELREAATSAHVRTAHAKGLGRPRVALFHLLPTALPVALALSGLVLAGLVAGTLTMEILFSLPGIGSLMLNAIHGRDYPVVQAAITVVAVALVVINAVIDIIHRTVDPRLTR, from the coding sequence ATGACGCGCCTCGGCGCCGTCGCCCTCGCCCTCCTGCGCATGGCGGTGCAGGCGGCGGGCATCGTCCTCGTCGTCTTCCTCTTGTGCCGCGTGGCGCCGGGCGACGCGGTCGACCGCATGGCCCTCGAGGGCGGGCTGACCGCCAGCGAAGAAGCCGAGTTGCGCAGCGAGATGGGCCTCGACAAACCCCTCCTCGTCGACCTCGCCAGCTGGGCCGGCCACGCGATCACCGGCGACTTCGGCCTCTCGCTGCGCTACGGCCGCCCGGTCGCCGACATGCTGGCGACCGCGCTCCCCACCACGCTCGCCCTTGCCGCCGGCTCCTTCGCGCTGGGGCTGATCATCGCGATGGGGCTCGCGGTGTCGGCCGCCGTCACCGGAAGCCGCGTGCTGGTGGGGTTCGTCAACCTCGTCAACATATGGTCCATCGCGCTGCCGACTTTCTGCGTCGGCGTGGTGGCGATCCTCGTCTTCTCCGTCTGGCTCGGCTGGCTGCCGGTGGTCGGCGCGCTGGCGATGCCGATCGTCATCATCGCGATCGACAATGCCGGGCAGATCGGCAAACCCCTCTTCGAGGAGCTGCGCGAGGCGGCGACCTCGGCCCATGTGCGCACCGCACACGCCAAGGGGCTCGGCCGGCCGCGCGTCGCCCTCTTCCACCTCCTCCCCACCGCGCTCCCCGTGGCGCTCGCCCTCTCGGGCCTGGTGCTGGCGGGGCTGGTGGCGGGGACGCTCACCATGGAGATCCTCTTCAGCCTGCCCGGTATCGGCAGCCTGATGCTCAACGCGATCCACGGGCGCGACTATCCCGTGGTGCAGGCCGCGATCACCGTCGTCGCCGTGGCGCTGGTGGTCATCAACGCGGTCATCGACATCATCCACCGCACTGTCGACCCGAGGCTGACGCGATGA
- a CDS encoding ABC transporter ATP-binding protein, whose translation MTDTPLLAVDGLTVRAGSRPIVVDASLRLARGGTLAIVGESGSGKSTLALAVTGLLPRGLHAAAGAIRFDGAPLPLNDVKAMRALRGRRIGMIFQDPMASLNPFMRAGRQIGEALGRAGVAGAEARRRTEALLTEVELSPALATRYPHELSGGQQQRVMIAMALAGAPDLLVADEPTSALDPNTTAEIIALLERLQRDHGMALLLVSHDLSLAADADDVIVMREGRIVEAGAAASVLNAPREPYTRRLVDARRMLSDTRAPAAPADAPIRAAAERLGVDYRGAGLFARPVRAVRSADATLRAGRTLGILGRSGSGKSTLAQTLAAMQRPSTGRVQLLTATITADGPRLPRADRRAVQYVFQNPQGALNPRLTVGRALAEPLRLAGRQAGLADRIAAALGEVGLDPAMAARYPHQLSGGQRQRVCIARALICEPQVLICDEVVSALDMTVQAEILALLARLQRERGFAMAFIGHDVDVVRWIADEIVVMFEGAIVDRCAPTDLDAPERHAETRRLLARRTPPALAAA comes from the coding sequence ATGACCGACACCCCCCTCCTCGCCGTCGACGGACTGACGGTCCGCGCCGGCTCGCGCCCGATCGTGGTGGACGCGTCGCTGCGGCTCGCCCGCGGCGGCACGCTGGCGATCGTCGGCGAATCCGGTTCCGGCAAGTCCACGTTGGCCCTCGCGGTCACGGGCCTGCTGCCGCGCGGCCTGCACGCCGCGGCAGGCGCGATCCGCTTCGACGGTGCGCCGCTGCCCCTGAACGACGTCAAGGCGATGCGGGCGCTGCGCGGCCGGCGGATCGGCATGATCTTCCAGGACCCGATGGCCTCGCTGAACCCGTTCATGCGGGCCGGTCGTCAGATCGGCGAAGCGCTTGGCCGGGCCGGCGTCGCCGGGGCGGAGGCGCGGCGGCGGACCGAGGCGCTGCTGACCGAGGTGGAGCTGTCGCCGGCGCTGGCGACGCGCTACCCGCACGAACTCTCCGGCGGCCAACAGCAGCGCGTGATGATCGCGATGGCGCTGGCGGGCGCGCCCGACCTCCTGGTCGCCGACGAGCCGACGAGCGCGCTCGACCCCAACACCACCGCCGAGATCATCGCCCTGCTGGAGCGCCTGCAGCGGGATCACGGCATGGCACTCCTCCTCGTCAGCCACGACCTCTCCCTGGCGGCCGACGCCGACGACGTGATCGTCATGCGCGAGGGCCGCATCGTCGAGGCCGGCGCGGCCGCCTCGGTGCTCAACGCCCCGCGCGAGCCCTACACGCGCCGCCTGGTCGACGCCCGGCGCATGCTGAGCGACACGCGCGCGCCCGCCGCCCCCGCCGACGCACCCATCCGGGCCGCTGCCGAGCGCCTCGGCGTCGACTATCGCGGCGCCGGCCTCTTCGCCCGCCCGGTGCGGGCGGTGCGGAGCGCCGACGCGACGCTGCGCGCCGGACGCACGCTGGGCATCCTCGGCCGCTCCGGCTCGGGCAAGAGCACCTTGGCGCAGACGCTGGCGGCGATGCAGCGCCCCAGCACCGGCCGCGTGCAACTCCTCACCGCGACGATCACCGCGGACGGACCGCGGCTGCCGCGTGCGGACCGCCGCGCGGTACAATACGTCTTCCAGAACCCGCAAGGGGCGCTCAACCCGCGTCTGACGGTCGGCCGCGCGCTCGCCGAGCCGCTGCGCCTGGCAGGCCGGCAGGCCGGCCTCGCGGATCGGATCGCGGCGGCCCTCGGCGAAGTCGGCCTCGACCCGGCGATGGCGGCCCGCTATCCGCACCAGCTCTCGGGCGGCCAGCGGCAACGTGTGTGCATCGCTCGGGCGCTGATCTGCGAGCCGCAGGTGCTGATCTGCGACGAGGTCGTCTCCGCGCTGGACATGACGGTGCAGGCCGAGATCCTCGCCCTACTGGCCCGTCTGCAACGCGAGCGCGGCTTCGCGATGGCCTTCATCGGCCACGACGTCGACGTGGTACGCTGGATCGCCGACGAGATCGTCGTGATGTTCGAGGGCGCCATCGTCGACCGCTGCGCGCCGACGGACCTCGACGCACCGGAGCGCCACGCCGAAACGCGCCGCCTGCTCGCGCGGCGAACCCCACCGGCGCTGGCGGCCGCCTAG
- a CDS encoding AraC family transcriptional regulator: MASLSARRTVHLSTVSYAFVEDWLGTLRAQCGPEELAVLLDHAGLTPPEADPELARVTHDQIVGLYQQVVRETGDEMMGLWSRPIRSGALKHLCTVVLEASSILTSMHRFTSFWNMLLDDYRLELERDSEAIRVSLVPRDEGLAPHRFGHMLLLKLTHGMISWLAGRELPLREVGFAFARPDFAEDYPILFPATIGFDEAHSSISFDRALGGLPVTRSAAEMQAFLMRAPRDWIFTDYKEHALPLRVRELLHRSRRMSCQLEDAASALNMTSRTLIRRLAADATSFQGIKDGLRRDIAIRELTHGSKSLEAISQDLGFASAPNFHRAFKQWTGSTPASYRQRHSAADGAPAAKGTRDGSRAGLAATPN, encoded by the coding sequence ATGGCATCCCTGTCCGCCCGTCGCACCGTTCATCTGTCGACCGTGTCCTACGCCTTCGTGGAGGATTGGCTCGGCACGCTGCGCGCGCAATGCGGACCGGAGGAACTCGCCGTCCTCCTCGACCACGCCGGCCTGACGCCGCCCGAAGCGGACCCGGAGCTGGCCCGCGTCACGCACGACCAGATCGTCGGCCTCTACCAACAGGTGGTCCGCGAGACCGGCGACGAGATGATGGGCCTGTGGAGCCGGCCGATCCGCTCCGGCGCGCTGAAGCACCTGTGCACGGTGGTCTTGGAGGCGTCGTCGATCCTCACCAGCATGCATCGCTTCACCAGCTTCTGGAACATGCTGCTCGACGATTATCGCCTGGAGCTGGAGCGCGACAGCGAGGCGATCCGTGTCAGCCTGGTGCCGCGCGACGAGGGCCTCGCCCCGCACCGCTTCGGCCACATGCTGCTGCTGAAGCTGACGCACGGGATGATCTCGTGGCTCGCCGGGCGCGAACTGCCGCTGCGGGAGGTGGGCTTCGCCTTCGCCCGGCCGGATTTCGCCGAGGACTACCCGATCCTCTTCCCCGCGACGATCGGCTTCGACGAGGCGCATTCCTCGATCAGCTTCGACCGGGCGCTCGGCGGGTTGCCGGTGACGCGCTCGGCGGCGGAGATGCAGGCGTTTCTGATGCGCGCCCCGCGCGACTGGATCTTCACCGACTACAAGGAACATGCGCTGCCTCTCAGGGTCCGCGAGCTGCTGCACCGCTCCCGCCGCATGAGCTGTCAGCTCGAGGACGCCGCCAGCGCGCTGAACATGACGTCGCGCACCCTGATCCGGCGCCTCGCGGCGGACGCGACCTCGTTTCAGGGGATCAAGGATGGATTGCGGCGCGACATCGCGATCCGCGAGCTGACGCACGGCAGCAAGAGCCTGGAGGCGATCAGCCAGGACCTCGGCTTCGCGTCGGCGCCCAACTTCCACCGCGCCTTCAAGCAGTGGACCGGCAGCACCCCGGCGAGCTACCGCCAGCGCCACAGCGCGGCCGACGGCGCCCCCGCCGCGAAAGGCACCCGCGACGGCTCTCGCGCCGGCCTCGCCGCGACGCCCAACTGA
- a CDS encoding LysR substrate-binding domain-containing protein, which produces MTPRQVEVFRAIMRAGSVTDGARQLHLSQPAASKQLRLLEESLGFPLFERSKNRIVPTYEAEALAEQIEAVYSGLDELDRFAAALRHNNHGGISVATLPMLTHRWMPALLGAFATEYPNVSMSIPVRSTSWIVKAVAAGRVEMGVGLQNSAEPTLQLTRLMRLPVACVMVPDHPLAALRRIEPRELRGHDCITLTNLGANPLGLPPDLRGDTIGGRRRLESFSSVFACEFARAGIGLAIVDGLSAMYSTGDGLVARPLNVANTFDIALMTPRRRHRSRLAQILHARFVEAGAATEATVTGFFAALDPASA; this is translated from the coding sequence ATGACCCCCCGGCAAGTAGAAGTCTTTCGCGCCATCATGCGCGCGGGGTCGGTGACGGATGGTGCCCGCCAACTTCACCTCAGCCAGCCGGCCGCGAGCAAACAGCTGCGTTTGCTCGAGGAAAGCCTCGGCTTTCCTCTGTTCGAGCGATCCAAGAACCGCATCGTGCCGACCTACGAGGCCGAGGCGCTCGCCGAGCAGATCGAGGCGGTCTACTCCGGCCTCGACGAGCTGGACCGGTTCGCCGCGGCGCTGCGGCACAACAACCACGGCGGCATCTCCGTCGCCACCCTGCCGATGCTGACCCACCGCTGGATGCCGGCCTTGCTCGGCGCCTTCGCGACGGAATATCCCAACGTCTCGATGTCGATCCCGGTCCGCAGCACCAGCTGGATCGTCAAGGCGGTGGCGGCCGGACGGGTGGAGATGGGCGTGGGGTTGCAGAACTCGGCGGAACCGACGCTGCAGCTGACCCGGCTGATGCGCCTCCCCGTCGCCTGCGTGATGGTGCCGGACCATCCCCTCGCCGCGCTCCGACGCATCGAGCCGCGCGAGCTGCGCGGGCATGACTGCATCACCCTCACCAACCTCGGCGCCAACCCGCTCGGCCTGCCGCCGGACCTCAGAGGAGATACGATCGGCGGGCGGCGGCGGCTCGAATCATTTTCCTCCGTCTTCGCGTGCGAGTTCGCCCGCGCCGGGATCGGCCTCGCCATCGTCGACGGCCTGAGCGCCATGTACTCGACCGGAGACGGGCTGGTGGCGCGCCCGCTCAACGTCGCCAACACCTTCGACATCGCGCTGATGACGCCGCGGCGGCGGCACCGCTCGCGCCTCGCGCAGATCCTGCACGCCCGCTTCGTCGAGGCGGGGGCCGCCACCGAGGCCACCGTCACCGGCTTCTTCGCCGCGCTCGACCCGGCGTCCGCCTGA
- a CDS encoding DMT family transporter produces the protein MADLDAKPLGWAFLSVTALGWGLGWPMIKIAMEDWPPLFARGAAGLVAAFGLLAVGAVRRDVLLPPRSACGPILVAAFTNVFAWMGLTALALLWLNVSEAALVTFTMPIWATLFAWPLLGQRPRLADWAAIALGFGGLVVLFGTRPDGAADDLPGIGLALTAAICFALGSVLLPRPVPLTPTVRTGWLIGIGSAMMIAASVVIDWPELGALTGRGAAALGYMALFPMALCYLAWFAAASRLPVATASTGLLMIPIIGAVSTALMLGEPLGPRAAVAFALTLGGVAIAMRSSPAAL, from the coding sequence TTGGCCGATCTCGACGCGAAGCCCCTCGGATGGGCCTTTCTCTCCGTGACCGCGCTCGGCTGGGGCCTCGGCTGGCCGATGATCAAGATCGCCATGGAGGACTGGCCGCCGCTCTTCGCGCGTGGTGCCGCCGGTCTGGTCGCCGCCTTCGGGCTCCTGGCCGTCGGCGCGGTCCGGCGCGACGTCCTCTTGCCGCCGCGCTCGGCGTGCGGGCCCATCCTCGTCGCGGCCTTCACCAACGTCTTCGCCTGGATGGGGCTCACCGCGCTGGCGCTCCTGTGGCTCAACGTGTCCGAGGCGGCGCTCGTCACCTTCACGATGCCAATCTGGGCGACGCTGTTCGCCTGGCCGCTGCTCGGCCAGCGGCCGCGGCTCGCCGACTGGGCGGCCATCGCGCTGGGTTTCGGCGGGCTCGTCGTCCTCTTCGGGACCCGGCCGGACGGCGCGGCGGACGACCTTCCCGGCATCGGCCTCGCCCTCACCGCGGCGATCTGCTTCGCCCTCGGCTCGGTGCTGCTGCCCCGCCCCGTGCCGCTGACGCCGACCGTGCGCACCGGGTGGCTGATCGGCATCGGCTCGGCGATGATGATCGCCGCCAGCGTGGTGATCGACTGGCCGGAGCTGGGGGCGCTGACGGGCCGGGGTGCCGCCGCCCTCGGCTACATGGCGCTGTTTCCGATGGCGCTGTGCTATCTCGCCTGGTTCGCGGCGGCGAGCCGGCTGCCGGTCGCGACCGCCTCGACCGGCCTTCTGATGATCCCGATCATCGGCGCCGTGTCGACCGCCCTCATGCTCGGCGAACCGCTGGGGCCGCGCGCGGCGGTCGCCTTCGCGCTCACCCTGGGCGGGGTCGCCATCGCGATGCGCTCGTCGCCGGCCGCGCTCTAG
- a CDS encoding ABC transporter permease, with amino-acid sequence MALAIKADGALPAAAARRAGGGRVLVGIAGAVVFAIILAAVFAPWLVTHDPFAQDLFHLNTAPGGEHPLGTDHIGRDVYSRLVMGARLTLIVGAGGAAIAFLLGGALGLLGMALGRWGERVVFAVIDLVRAVPGILLALLIIVAVGEGTGPVTLALGVSFAPFFAYVARATFKREAAQDYVRVAGLFGGGRLHVLRLHILPNLCGSLVTQAAIILPRCIVTESVLSFLGLGSSPDAPTWGRMISDASRYLEVSPHAILAPIAALVALTVSLLVLGDALRERLDPLRAGALPPGAVR; translated from the coding sequence GTGGCCCTCGCGATCAAGGCGGACGGGGCCCTCCCCGCCGCAGCGGCCCGCCGGGCGGGGGGCGGCCGCGTCCTCGTCGGCATCGCGGGGGCGGTCGTCTTCGCCATCATCCTCGCAGCGGTGTTCGCGCCGTGGCTCGTCACGCACGACCCGTTCGCGCAGGACCTTTTTCACCTCAACACGGCGCCGGGGGGCGAGCACCCCCTCGGCACCGACCATATCGGCCGCGACGTCTACTCCCGCCTCGTCATGGGGGCGCGGCTGACGCTGATCGTCGGTGCCGGAGGCGCGGCGATCGCCTTCCTGCTGGGCGGCGCGCTGGGGCTCCTCGGCATGGCGCTCGGCCGCTGGGGCGAACGGGTGGTCTTCGCCGTGATCGACCTCGTGCGCGCCGTCCCCGGCATCCTGCTGGCGCTCCTCATCATCGTCGCCGTCGGCGAGGGGACGGGGCCGGTGACCTTGGCGCTCGGCGTCTCGTTCGCGCCGTTCTTCGCCTACGTCGCGCGGGCGACGTTCAAGCGCGAGGCGGCGCAGGACTATGTACGCGTCGCCGGGCTCTTCGGCGGCGGGCGGCTGCATGTCCTGCGGCTGCACATCCTGCCCAACCTCTGCGGCAGCCTCGTCACGCAGGCGGCGATCATCCTGCCGCGCTGCATCGTGACCGAGTCGGTGCTGTCGTTCCTCGGCCTCGGCTCCTCGCCCGACGCGCCGACCTGGGGCCGCATGATCTCCGACGCCAGCCGCTACCTGGAAGTCTCGCCGCACGCGATCCTGGCACCCATCGCCGCCCTCGTCGCGCTGACGGTCAGCCTCCTGGTGCTGGGCGACGCACTGCGCGAGCGGCTCGACCCGCTGCGCGCCGGCGCCCTCCCGCCGGGAGCGGTCCGATGA
- the dmdD gene encoding methylthioacryloyl-CoA hydratase (part of the dimethylsulfoniopropionate catabolism pathway), translating into MSSVLNFLRFTNLDLDTREDGVWVVTLNRPAKRNALDAATIEELVELFSTAPRRGARAMVLTAAGDHFCAGLDLIEHHDADRSPADFMHLCMRWHEAFNKMEYGGVPVIAALKGAVVGGGLELASAAHVRVADATTYFALPEGQRGLFTGGGATIRVADLIGKARMIDMMLTGRVYHGQEAIDVGLAQYRVEGSSFDKALELATRAAANLPLTNFAICSAISHMQNMSSFDAAYAEAVVAGVVNTQPAARERLAAFADKTAARVRPNAG; encoded by the coding sequence ATGTCGTCCGTCCTGAACTTTCTGCGCTTCACCAACCTCGACCTCGACACCCGCGAGGACGGCGTCTGGGTGGTGACGCTGAACCGGCCGGCCAAGCGCAACGCGCTCGACGCGGCCACCATCGAAGAACTGGTCGAGCTCTTCTCCACCGCCCCGCGCCGCGGCGCCCGCGCTATGGTGCTGACCGCCGCGGGCGATCACTTCTGTGCCGGCCTCGACCTCATCGAGCATCACGACGCCGACCGCAGCCCGGCCGACTTCATGCACCTTTGCATGCGCTGGCACGAGGCCTTCAACAAGATGGAGTACGGCGGCGTGCCGGTGATCGCGGCGCTGAAGGGCGCGGTCGTCGGTGGCGGGCTGGAGCTTGCGAGCGCGGCCCACGTGCGTGTCGCCGACGCGACGACCTACTTCGCCCTCCCCGAGGGTCAGCGAGGCCTGTTCACCGGTGGCGGTGCCACGATCCGCGTCGCCGATCTCATCGGCAAGGCGCGCATGATCGACATGATGCTGACCGGCCGCGTCTACCACGGCCAGGAGGCGATCGACGTCGGCCTCGCGCAATACCGCGTCGAGGGGTCCAGCTTCGACAAGGCGTTGGAACTCGCGACCCGCGCGGCCGCCAACCTGCCGCTGACCAACTTCGCCATCTGCTCGGCGATCAGCCACATGCAGAACATGTCCTCGTTCGATGCCGCTTATGCCGAGGCGGTCGTCGCGGGCGTCGTCAACACACAGCCCGCCGCCCGCGAGCGCCTCGCCGCCTTCGCCGACAAGACCGCCGCCCGCGTCCGCCCCAACGCCGGCTGA
- a CDS encoding acyl-CoA dehydrogenase, with protein MIFAAPVKDMVFAIEHLSGWAELTQLPEFADVELETSGAIVEECARFASEVLAPLNASGDRASSRFDGERVHLPEGFAAAYAQFVDTGWQSLQHPVEYGGQGLPRAVGAACGEIFNAANMSFALCPLLTDGAIDALLTAGTDAQKDTYLPNLVSGRWSGTMNLTEPQAGSDLALLRTRAEPRGDGTYAVTGTKIFITYGDHEQSENIVHLVLARIPGAPAGVKGISLFVVPKILVDEDGTLGARNAVRTVSIEHKLGIRASPTAVLEYEGATGYLLGEENRGLDIMFVMMNSARFAVGIQGIAVSERAYQQALAYARDRVQSRPVDGSSNESVAIIRHPDVRRLLMRMRAVTEGCRALAAAAAGWQDLARHAEDPDRRAEAKAVAEFLVPLVKGYSTEMSVDVASCGIQVHGGMGFIEETGAAQHYRDARILPIYEGTTAIQANDLVGRKTLRDGGRTAYRIAEMIAETEEALNASDGLAARAVARRLARAREAFLAVVDFVVLETPRDPQNVFAGSVPYLMLAGNLMVGWQLGRALLAAEAELAAGNDPQFMTAKIATARFYADHILNDAEAMRDRIVEGGESMLEAAAVAL; from the coding sequence ATGATTTTCGCGGCGCCCGTAAAAGACATGGTGTTCGCCATCGAGCACCTTTCCGGCTGGGCCGAACTGACCCAGCTCCCCGAGTTCGCCGACGTCGAGCTCGAGACCTCGGGCGCGATCGTCGAGGAATGCGCCCGATTCGCCTCCGAAGTGCTGGCCCCCCTCAATGCCAGCGGCGACCGCGCCAGCTCCCGTTTCGACGGTGAGCGCGTGCACCTGCCGGAGGGGTTCGCCGCGGCCTACGCCCAGTTCGTCGACACCGGCTGGCAGAGCCTGCAGCACCCGGTGGAGTACGGCGGGCAGGGTCTGCCGCGCGCCGTGGGCGCCGCCTGCGGCGAGATCTTCAACGCCGCCAACATGAGCTTCGCCCTCTGCCCGCTTTTGACGGATGGGGCTATTGACGCGCTCCTGACCGCCGGGACCGACGCGCAGAAGGACACCTACCTGCCGAACCTCGTCTCCGGCCGCTGGTCCGGCACGATGAACCTGACCGAGCCGCAGGCCGGCAGCGATCTGGCGCTCCTGCGCACTCGCGCCGAGCCGCGCGGCGACGGCACCTACGCCGTCACCGGCACCAAGATCTTCATCACCTACGGCGACCACGAGCAGTCCGAGAACATCGTCCACCTGGTGCTCGCTCGCATTCCGGGTGCGCCGGCGGGCGTGAAGGGGATCAGCCTCTTCGTGGTGCCGAAGATCCTCGTCGACGAGGACGGCACGCTCGGCGCCCGCAACGCGGTGCGCACCGTCTCGATCGAGCACAAGCTCGGCATCCGGGCGAGCCCCACGGCCGTCCTCGAATACGAGGGCGCCACCGGGTACCTGCTGGGCGAGGAGAACCGCGGGCTCGACATCATGTTCGTCATGATGAACTCTGCCCGGTTCGCCGTCGGCATCCAGGGCATCGCCGTCTCCGAGCGGGCCTACCAGCAGGCGCTCGCCTATGCGCGGGATCGGGTGCAGAGCCGCCCGGTCGACGGGTCGTCCAACGAGAGCGTCGCCATCATCCGCCATCCGGACGTGCGCCGGCTCCTGATGCGCATGCGGGCCGTCACCGAAGGGTGCCGCGCGCTCGCCGCCGCCGCCGCCGGTTGGCAGGACCTGGCGCGCCACGCCGAGGATCCGGACCGCCGGGCCGAGGCGAAGGCCGTCGCCGAGTTCCTGGTGCCGCTCGTCAAGGGCTACTCCACCGAGATGAGCGTCGACGTCGCGTCCTGCGGCATCCAGGTGCACGGCGGTATGGGCTTCATCGAGGAGACCGGCGCCGCGCAGCACTACCGCGACGCGCGCATCCTGCCGATCTACGAGGGCACCACAGCGATCCAGGCCAACGACCTCGTCGGCCGCAAGACGCTGCGCGACGGCGGCCGCACCGCCTACCGCATCGCCGAGATGATCGCCGAGACCGAAGAGGCGCTGAACGCGTCCGACGGGCTCGCCGCCCGCGCCGTCGCCCGGCGCCTCGCCAGGGCGCGCGAGGCGTTCCTGGCGGTGGTCGACTTCGTCGTCCTGGAGACGCCGCGCGACCCGCAGAACGTCTTCGCCGGCTCGGTCCCCTACCTGATGCTCGCCGGCAACCTCATGGTCGGCTGGCAGCTCGGCCGGGCGCTGCTGGCGGCCGAAGCCGAACTCGCCGCCGGCAACGACCCGCAGTTCATGACCGCCAAGATCGCCACCGCCCGCTTCTACGCCGACCACATCCTCAACGATGCCGAGGCGATGCGCGACCGCATCGTCGAGGGCGGCGAGAGCATGCTGGAGGCCGCCGCGGTCGCACTCTGA